CCGCGCCGCGTCGGGATACCGTTCCGCCGGATCACGGGCCATCGCCGTGCGGACGATGGCGGCGAGGCCGGGTGGGACGCTGGTGTTCAGGTCTTCGACCGGCACCGGATCCTCGTGCAGCACCCGCATCGCCACGCCGAGGCTGCTGTCGGCCTCGAACGGCACGTCGCCTGTCAGCATCTCGTACAGGACGACGCCGAGGCTGTATACATCGGACGACGGCGTGGCCGGCTTGCCGGCCGCCTGCTCGGGCGCCAGGTAGTGGACCGTGCCCATCACGACGCCGGGCGTCGTGATGCCGGCATCGGACAGGGCGCGCGCGATGCCGAAGTCGGCCACCTTCGGGCGGCCGGTCGCGCTGGCCATGATGACGTTCTGCGGCTTGAGGTCGCGGTGGATCAGACCCTGACTGTGCGCCGCACCGACGGCATGCGCCAGCTGTGCCGCGATGTCCACCGCCCGAGCCGGCGAGAGCGGCCCGTCGTGTCGGATGACGGACTTCAGATCGCGGCCCGGCACGAACTCCATGACCAGATAGTGGCGACCGCCATCCTTGCCCACGTCGTACAACCCAACGACGCCCGGTTGGTTGAGCGCCGCCGCCGACCGCGCCTCGGCCCGGAACCGCTCGAGGAACTCCGGATCAGACGCGAACTGGTCGCGCAGCAGCTTGACCGCGACGATCCGCGAGAGCTCGGTGTCCTCCGCCCGCCACACAACCGCCATGCCGCCCTCGCCGATCACGTCTAGCAGACGATAACGACCGTTGAGAACGAGCGCCGGGTCACCGGCGGCTGGGCTGGGCAGTGGGGTGTCCGCAGTCACGGCGCGCGATTGTAGTCGAACGCGACGGGCGTGGCGAAGCGACGGTATAATCCCGCGCCGTGAAGCCGAACATTTCGCCGCACCGCCCGGCGGTCGCCATGCCCCCGCGCCGGCTGAGCGGCCCGGTCGCCGCCTGCGTGATCGCCAACCCGTCGGCCGGCCGCGGCGGCCGCCTGGCCGCTCTCGAAGTCGCCGTCGAACGGTGGCGACGGCGCGGCTGGTCGATTGCGTGGCACTGGACCGGCGGCCCCGGCGACGCCACATCCCTTGCGCGTTCGGCGGCCGCCGACGGCATCGAGGTCGTGGCCGTCGCAGGCGGTGACGGCACCGTGAACGAGGTGGCGAACGGGCTGGCCGGTTCGGCGACGGCGCTGGCGATCCTGCCGGCCGGCACCGCCAATGTCCTGGCCGCGCAGCTCGGCCTCGTGCGTTGGCCCAGCCCGTTGCGCACGCCCGACCTATCGGCCGCCGCCGATTCGCTCGCCGCTGGCGTGATCCGGCGTGTCGACCTCGGGCTGGCCGAGCCGACGGGCAGACCCGGGCGGCACTTCCTGCTGTGGGCCGGCGTGGGCCTCGACGCGGCCATCGTGGCGACGATCGAGGGCCCCGGGCGGCCATTGAAGGAACGCTTCGGTGCGCTTGGCTTCGCCTGGGTCGCGCTGCGGAGCGCCATGCGCGAGCACGGCGGCGAGGCCGTCGTGCGGATCGACGGCGTGCGAACGCGCGGTTGGCTCCGCGGCATCGTCCTCCACAACATCCCGCTCTACGCCGGCCTCGTGCACCTCGCCCCGGAGGCGCGCCTCGACGACGGCCGGTTGGACGCCGTGGTGCTCATGGGCGACACGCAGCGGGGAGCGCTCGGCGCGTGGCTCCGCGCCGGCCACGCCGCGTCGCCCGGCGCGTTCGTCCGTCGTGTCGTCCTCGGACGATCCGACTCGGACCACCCGCTGGCCACGCCGGCCGAAGTCGTCCACGTCGTGGGCCGTCCGCCGCAGGCGGTGCACGTCGACGCCGAACCGTGGGGCACGACGCCGGTGCGCTTCAGCGTCGTGCCGGGCGCGCTGGCGCTCGTCGTGCCGGCCGGCGCACCGGCCGCGCTCTTTCAGGCGGGGGCGACGCCCGGGCCGCGAGTTGCAGCCGGCGCGTTCGTTCGGCGCCGGCACCCGGCGGCGGTGGACCGATGAACCTCAAGCCGCTCCGGTCGTTGTACGCCCTGCTGGTGTGCGTGCCGCTCACGCCGGCGCTCGCGGCCGCGGGGGCGGACTCCATGTGGGTCTTCGGAACGGCGGTGCTCGGGCTCATCCCGCTTTCAAGGCTCGTCAGCCGGGCGATCGAAGAGGCGGCAGCGCGCGCCAGCGCGCGTGCGGGCGGCCTGCTCACCGCGACGCTGGCCTACGCGCCCCAGCTGATCGTGTGCGCGATGGCGCTCGCGGCGGGGCGGCACGGGCTCGTGAAGTCCAGCATCACCGGCGCCTTGCTCTCGATGTTGCTGCTCGTGATGGGCCTGGCGTTCTTCGTCGGCGGGCTGAAGCACCGGCGCCAGTACTTCAACCGCGAGCAGGCCGAGCTCTCGGCGACGATGATGGTGCTCTCCGTCATCGCGCTGTCCGTGCCGGCGCTCTACGGGACGTTCGTGCCGCACGTGCGGAACAGCGGCCCGGTCGAGAGCCTGAGCGAGGCCGTCGCGGCCATCATGTTGATCGTGTATGCCTTGGCGCTCTACTTCGCGCTCTACTGGGACGGCGACGGCACCGGCATCACCCCACCCCGAGCGGCCGCGCCGCGCTGGCCGCTCGGCCGTGCGCTCGGCACGCTGGCCGTCGCGCTGCTCGGGATCGGCTGGCTCGGCCACGAGCTCGTCGATCAGATCGGACCGCTGACGCGCGACCACGCCGTGTCCGAAACCTTTCTCGGCCTCGTGATCATCCCCCTGGCCACGAACGTCTCGGGCCACCTCGTCGGCGTCGAGATGGCGTGGCGCAACCGCTCGGACGTCAGCCTGGCGGTCACGCTCGGCGCCGGGATCCACATCGCCCTCTTCGTCGCCCCGCTGCTCGTGTTCCTCTCGCTCCTCCTCGGCCAGCCGATGGACCTCATCTTCAGCCCGCTCGAGCTCGTTTCACTGGCTGCCGCCAGCGGCGTCGCCACGCTCGTGGCGCACGACGGGGCGTCGAACTGGCTCGAGGGCGTCCTGCTCATCGCGGTGTATGCGATGCTGGCGATGGCGTTCTGGTGGGTGCCCGTCGTCGGCTAGCGACGGTCCGGAGCGCCGATCCGGCCCCCGGCGCAAGCGGATGCGTTGACCGGACGAGCGATGCGCGGCTAGAATGCCGATCTTGCCTGAACGGGGCCGCGGTGCGGCGCCGGTGGAGGATCACATGGGATTCGTGGATTACGTCAAGATCGCGATGATCGTCATCGCGACGTGCCTCGTCGGCCTCGTCATGCTCCAAGCCCGCAACGGTGGCCTGGGGGACATGTTCGGCGGAGAGAACCTGTATCGGACACGGCGCGGCGTCGAGAAGACGGTGTTCGACATGACCGTCGTCTTCGCGGGCCTGTTCCTGCTGCTGGCGTTTCTGTCCGTCTACTACAGCAGCTGAGCCTTGCTCCGCAACCTGCGCTGGCAGATCGCGCTTGCCGCCGCCGGCGTCGCGCTCATCGGCCTTGTCCTGCTGTTCGTCTCCAACCGCGCGTTCGAGGATCGACCGGCCCGCGGTGGACAGGTCGTCGAAGCCGTCGTCGGCCGTCCGGGCACGTTCAACCCGGTGCTGTCCACGAGCGATGTCGAGATCGACGTCGCGCGGCTGCTGTTCAGCGGGTTGACCCGCCCCGACAGCGACGGCTCGATTCGGCCCGACCTGGCCGCGGAGTGGTCGATCAGCGACGACGGCCGCGTGTACACCTTCCAGTTGCGCGATGCGGTCTGGCACGACGGCTATCCGGTGACGAGCGACGACGTCGTCTTCACGGCCCGGCTGGCCGGCGACGACGCCGTCGGGACCGCCAAGCACCCGCTCGCCGCGGCGTGGCGGGACGCCGTGGTCGAGGCGGTCGATGCCACGACGGTCC
Above is a window of Candidatus Avedoeria danica DNA encoding:
- the cax gene encoding calcium/proton exchanger, yielding MNLKPLRSLYALLVCVPLTPALAAAGADSMWVFGTAVLGLIPLSRLVSRAIEEAAARASARAGGLLTATLAYAPQLIVCAMALAAGRHGLVKSSITGALLSMLLLVMGLAFFVGGLKHRRQYFNREQAELSATMMVLSVIALSVPALYGTFVPHVRNSGPVESLSEAVAAIMLIVYALALYFALYWDGDGTGITPPRAAAPRWPLGRALGTLAVALLGIGWLGHELVDQIGPLTRDHAVSETFLGLVIIPLATNVSGHLVGVEMAWRNRSDVSLAVTLGAGIHIALFVAPLLVFLSLLLGQPMDLIFSPLELVSLAAASGVATLVAHDGASNWLEGVLLIAVYAMLAMAFWWVPVVG
- a CDS encoding diacylglycerol kinase family lipid kinase; this translates as MKPNISPHRPAVAMPPRRLSGPVAACVIANPSAGRGGRLAALEVAVERWRRRGWSIAWHWTGGPGDATSLARSAAADGIEVVAVAGGDGTVNEVANGLAGSATALAILPAGTANVLAAQLGLVRWPSPLRTPDLSAAADSLAAGVIRRVDLGLAEPTGRPGRHFLLWAGVGLDAAIVATIEGPGRPLKERFGALGFAWVALRSAMREHGGEAVVRIDGVRTRGWLRGIVLHNIPLYAGLVHLAPEARLDDGRLDAVVLMGDTQRGALGAWLRAGHAASPGAFVRRVVLGRSDSDHPLATPAEVVHVVGRPPQAVHVDAEPWGTTPVRFSVVPGALALVVPAGAPAALFQAGATPGPRVAAGAFVRRRHPAAVDR
- the secG gene encoding preprotein translocase subunit SecG — its product is MGFVDYVKIAMIVIATCLVGLVMLQARNGGLGDMFGGENLYRTRRGVEKTVFDMTVVFAGLFLLLAFLSVYYSS